CATGGATGCCAGCGTGAGGGTCTGGTGGCCGCAGCTACAGGCGACCAGCACTCAGAGCGGGCTGCTGGGAGCACTGATTCCGGCGCTCTACCTTCAACCTCTGGTGACCGCTGAGCATGGAACCCGGTATCTGGAGAAGCTGCGTGGCTTCCCGGCGATGGTCGACCAACTGGTGGAACGCCTTCGGGAGGGCCGGGCCGCCGGGTTGGTTCCCCTCGCCCGCCATGTCCGCCAGACCATGGGGAAGCTCGAACAGGTCCTCGCCCGGCCACCGGCCGAAGACCCGATCGCAGACCAGCCCCCTCCCACCGAATTCGGTCCGTATGAGGCCGCCCGGTGGCGGTCCGACGTGGTGAAGGCCATCGAGACGGGCCTGCGTCCCGGCCTGGCCGGCTTCGCGGAAGCACTGGGTGAGGTCACCCTTCCCTCCGGACGTCCCGATGAGCAGCCCGGTCTCTGCCACCTGGCCGGCGGCGACGAGGTGTACCGGGACATGGTGAGAGGACACACCACGCTGGACATGGAGCCCGAGGCCATCCACCGTCTGGGCCTGGAGCGAGTCAGTTTGCTGGAGGACGAGTACAGGCGCATCGCCGGACCCCTGCTAGGCACCGGTGAAGTCGACGAGATCTACACCCGGCTGCGCGATGATCCCCAACTCCGGTATGCAAGCCCTGAAGAACTGGTGTCAGACTCTCTCCGATGTCTCGGCAAGGCCGCCGCGGTGATGGGCGGGTGGTTCGATCCCGTCCCCGAGGCGCCGTGTGTGGCCCATCCCATCGACGTGGGGGCCATGGCCTACTACTACCCGCCGTCGACGGACGGCGTCCGACCGGGCACCTTCTTCTTCAACGTGG
This DNA window, taken from bacterium, encodes the following:
- a CDS encoding DUF885 domain-containing protein; translation: MNVTAQELADEYWEFRLEHCHFANLARGELSRLERWDDLSADGLAGSRETFLGFASRAAHVTVEEDSDRILAETVAAAAFMDASVRVWWPQLQATSTQSGLLGALIPALYLQPLVTAEHGTRYLEKLRGFPAMVDQLVERLREGRAAGLVPLARHVRQTMGKLEQVLARPPAEDPIADQPPPTEFGPYEAARWRSDVVKAIETGLRPGLAGFAEALGEVTLPSGRPDEQPGLCHLAGGDEVYRDMVRGHTTLDMEPEAIHRLGLERVSLLEDEYRRIAGPLLGTGEVDEIYTRLRDDPQLRYASPEELVSDSLRCLGKAAAVMGGWFDPVPEAPCVAHPIDVGAMAYYYPPSTDGVRPGTFFFNVADPTAWARFQIPAVAYHEGIPGHHLQMALAIENPDIHDIHRDYLPAFGEGWGLYTERLSDEMGLYEDDWERIGMLTADSLRAGRLVVDTGIHALGWSRRRAIGFLAAHSPMSLHEITEEVDRYIATPGQALSYMLGRLEIESLRAESEAQLGAAFDIKSFHRTVLGSGSIPLATLRWLIRAGLGEALNG